In Paenibacillus protaetiae, the genomic stretch TTATCGCTCCTGTTCCGATGGAATTGTGAACAAATTCCATCTTAACATAAGCGCGTCCGTTTTATTGCATTCTGATACGGCGATAGGCGAAAAACCGTGTGAAAATGTTGACAAAACATCTCGCGGATAGATATAATAATTTTTGTTTGTTTGGGGTGATGATCTAATGATGATTCATGTTCAAGAAACACTGTCTAAAGGTTCGACAACAACCTTTGATGAACAGATCGATGTAACCGAATTGTTTAAAGAGCGCAGAGATGTAATCAGCTCAGGACCACTTCATGTTTTATTGCGCGTGACTGGCGGCGAAGGTATTATTACGGTCGAAGGCGAATTGAAGATCGATTTGGTTATGGCTTGCTCCCGCTGCTTAAACGATGCTCCGGAACATATCGTTATCCCCATCTTTGAAACGTTAAAGCCTGCTTCCGGCAAAGCGGAAGCCGAAACAGACGAAGAGGAAGATGACGACGTTATTATCGTGGAAGAGGACAAGATTGACCTGAAGCCTCTTGTGGAAGAAGTGCTTTTGCTCTATCTGCCCCGCATTCCGTTATGCGATAATGATTGTAAAGGTCTATGCCCAAACTGCGGGCAAAACTTAAATGAACGTCAATGCGGCTGCAGCACGGACAAGATTGATCCGCGTTTTGCAGCGCTCAAAGATCTGTTTAAGGAATAGTTAACGACCATTTGAATCTGTGAAGGAGGTGGGAAACATGGCAGTACCTCAAAGAAGAACGTCCAAAACTCGCCGCGACAAACGTCGTACGCATTTCAAGCTGGCAATTCCGGGCATGGTTAAATGCGAACAATGCGGAGAGCTGAAACTGGCTCACCACGTATGCAAAGTGTGCGGTTACTACAAAACGAAAGAGATTATTTCCCAATAATCTCTCCGTTTCCCACGAAATAGCACTTCATCCGCGCGGGTGAAGTGCTATTTTTTATAATGATTTGGGTTGCTTCGGGAAGCCTATAACAAGGCGCCATTGTCCGCAGGACGAGGGGCATCCGGGCGTTTCATTGCGCGCGGCTGCTTTTTTTTATATACTTAGTTAGTACCTGGTGATAATAGCTGATTGTACTTATTGCGGAATTGTAAAAGGCGAACTTCGGAACATTGGAATAGAAACCGTCATTTTGATTATGGGCAGAAGGTGGTGTGGAGTATCGAACGAATGCCGAAAAGGCAGCGTCATCAGCAGCTCACACGGCTGATTGAAGAAAATCCGTTTATGACGGATCGGGAGCTAACCCGTCAGCTTAAAGTGAGCATTCAGACGATTCGTTTGGACCGGCTGGAGCTTGGGATACCGGAACTGCGCGAGAGGATGAAACTGATGGCGGAGCGATCGTATGATACGGTCAAATCGCTGCCGCTCCATGAAGTAATAGGTGACATTGTTGATTTGCAGCTCGATAAAAGCGGCATTTCCATATTTGAAATAAAAGAAGAACATGTTTTCTCCAGAACAGGCATCGCCCGCGGGCATCATCTGTTTGCGCAAGCCAACTCGCTGGCTGTTGCGGTCATCAACGACGAAATCGCCTTGACGGCGGCGGCAGACATCCGGTTTATCCGGCAAGTTAAACTTGGAGAGAAATGTATTGCGAAAGCGTATGTAAGATCCGCAGGGGCAGCAAAGCGAAAGTGGAGCTGTTCACTTATGTTGGCGATGAGATGGTATTCCAGGGCAGCTTTATTATTTACCGATCCGCAAGCGGAGCGGAAAGCGAAGGGGGAGATGACCATGCGGATCGCCATTGATGCGATGGGAGGCGACCATGCGCCGGATTTGATCGTAAAAGGCGCATTGGATGCGGCTATCGAATGGCCGGATACCGAGTTGCTGCTAGTGGGCGACCAAGCTCGAATTGAACCTCATCTTTCGGGTAACAAACTTCCGAACATTATGATTTGCCATGCGGATGAAGTCATCGGATCGGATGATGAGCCGGTTAGAGCGGTACGCCGCAAAAAAAATTCGTCTATGGTAATTGCCGGACAGCTCGTCAGAGAAAAACAAGCCGATGCCATGCTGTCGGCAGGCAATACGGGCGCGCTTATGACAACCGGACTGCTCGTTGTCGGCCGGCTGGAGGGC encodes the following:
- a CDS encoding YceD family protein; the encoded protein is MMIHVQETLSKGSTTTFDEQIDVTELFKERRDVISSGPLHVLLRVTGGEGIITVEGELKIDLVMACSRCLNDAPEHIVIPIFETLKPASGKAEAETDEEEDDDVIIVEEDKIDLKPLVEEVLLLYLPRIPLCDNDCKGLCPNCGQNLNERQCGCSTDKIDPRFAALKDLFKE
- the rpmF gene encoding 50S ribosomal protein L32; the protein is MAVPQRRTSKTRRDKRRTHFKLAIPGMVKCEQCGELKLAHHVCKVCGYYKTKEIISQ